TCAAAGTCTTTGCGAGGAAACGATCATGAATACATACGAACTGAAGTACAAAGTTACGTCAACAGGATACCGTAATATCGAAGTTACGAGCAAAATGTGGTGAGGTAGGCATCGGCCAGCATACGGCCCAGTTGAACCTGGGCCTCTGTGGTGAGGTGCAGGTTGTCTTCCTTCAGCGCCAAGCCCTTGGCATCCACGCAAGCCACATTCGCTATATCGATGCTCTTCTGCGCCTCTCTCACCGTTTCTATGTACTTCTCATCTCCCGACGCGATCGCTACCTGATAAACGAACACAATTTAAGAACACAATTGCTTCATAAACCAATCGAATTTGTTGAGATGAAATAAAGCAGTCTCGATCCAGGAAGAATTCACCTGAATAATTGGAAGAGATGGCGACTGAAGATCGGAGCGCACATCGTGGATCAGCTTCTCCATTTTGGCTTTGTAAGCCTCGGCGTCGGTTTCCGACGACGTATCGCTCTCTCCCTGGTACCAGAGCAGGGCTCGGATCTCGCCGCCGCCCCTCGCTGCTGCTTCCGCCCGCCTCACCATGTTCTCGTAAAGGTGCGTGCCCCTTTCCCACTCCTTTATGGCCGTGCCGCCGACGGCGCACGGGACGAGACCCATCGTGCCGACGCGGCCCTTGATGGCGTTGGCGAAGGCCATTCCGGGGCCGACGCCGCACGTCTTCTTGGTGTCGATGTCTGCGTGGAGAGGTTCGTGCGCCGGTTCCCAGTGGAGCTGGGCGTTGAGGCGGAGGACGGCGGCGGGGTCGGGGAGGCACTCCGGCGGGACGACGCCGTCCCAGTGTTTGTGAGGGGTGACGCCGCCGCGGCCGGCCATGTTGCTCTGGCCGGAGAGGATGAAGATGTGTTTGTTGGATTGTGGTTTTTCCATCTGAGTCGAACTGGCCATTCCCATGCTGATATTGGGGTTGAATTTGGGATAGATTTTTGTTGAATTCCGAAGATGAGAATTGGGAAAGGATATGAGCAGACATGCCGTCGGCAGTAGGTAAAACCAATTATGTTTTGTGGGCCGGCTTGTAAGGACGAGAACCGGAATCGGGTAAAGTAAAAGAGTTGCTCCGGTCCGagttttaaaactttgattggaTCGCTAGGCGAATGCAGTGTGGTTTGGGCTTAAGGCCTAAAAGGTTCAGACTGGGCCCTCTTGGGTTGTGATAGAACCGAAGCCCATTGGTCCGAGTTTTAATCTAATTTGATTTGActggaaaataataaattatacttcttcttctatgagataaataataatgtgGCTAATTGCATGAATAGatttaattatctataattttttttgaatgaacATTAATATCTGATTTTAACCTGTCATGTTGTgatggataaaaataaaaaccaataTGACCAAATTCTTCTTGGAGCACATATAGATctaatgttattaattttttttttaaaaaaaattcaaataaaattatttttcaatggaGGAGgatgatttattaatttagaagttggcattcaataaaattaaaaaagtccATAGTCATAGAagctattttgaaatattagaggaattaaaagaaaaatgtcgGGGAAAAGGAAAGGTGGTTCAAGCAAACAAGCCCCATTTGAAGGGTTACTTTCCGAATTCTTTCGTTCGCTATTTTACATCCACCGTTAATATCTGAACTCTGGAGTCTTCGGCCCTTTTGCTTCAGTAGCTATGCAAGCTCTACTGTTGCCGGCCGGTCGGTGCGGTGGAGCTCCGCCGTCGCCCGCGGCGGTAAAGCCCTTGTTGCCATGTCCCCTCGCATACGCCCCTCGACTCCCTTCTCTATCTTCATTTTCTATCTCTTCCCTAAACACTCGACAGTCTCTATCTTCTTCACCTACATCtctgccttcttcttcttcttcttatttgatGCTCAGAATGAAAACCACGATCCTCGCCTCTGCCCCAATTTCTGCGGCTTACACTTCCCCAAATGACGAGTCCGAGAAGGCGAAACTCGCtcaggttctctctctctcttttcgtACTGGTAGTCAATTCTTCTATGGATCACActctttttttaattgaaatttatgaACAATTTTGAACCGTTCGTTAGGAATTTTCAGTTTGCAAGCTCACAAACTCATACACGTCTAGAGTTCGACGGAATGGAGTTGGATTACCCACAATTTAGGGCATATGAGTCTGTACTGGATAGATTTGTGCTATTTTGGATCTTCAATTCGttaaaagggaaaagaaaatgaggttTCACCTGCATATGAttcttttgttaattatcaagcaaagtgtgtgtgtgtgtgtgtgtgtgtgtgtttatgcaTAAAGTACCTAATTTACCAACTTTCCTAAAAGCCAAtgagaaaaaatgaatttacaaatcgttcttcattttcattttctatccCTATCTTTTCCTTTCCACGCAGAAATCCAATATCCAAACATAGATCTGCAGGCCAACGTTTATGTTTGAAATGAATATGATTGTTGATCTGATGAACAATATAGCGAGTTAATtcatactaaaaaaataaaaaagtgtttAGGGACTAGGATATTATCAAGGGAAGAAACAGAAATCAGGGGTTTTTGAATGCCTTGCGCTATTGAATTCATTCATGCCTAAAGGTAAGTATTTGGGAACTAGTATATTGTCAAACCAAGAATCACAAATCAAGTGTTTTTGAATGCGTTATGCAATTGAAGTTGAAGGCTGCCTTCCAATATTTGATGCAGGTTTCCAAGAGGTTAGAGAGTACGGCAAGGTACTTCAAGAGGTTGGGTAGTTTAGGTTTCTGGGGCCAGCTAGTGTGCACTGTTGTGGCTGCTGTGatcctttcattttctattgTTATTACTGGGAAGATCACGTCACCTGTCACATTTTATTCTACTGCGGGTGGAATAGCAGCTGCATTCATTTCAGTGTTTTGGTCATTTGGGTATATACGTCTCTCTGACAAGCTTCGCAAAAGTGCCAATGACCCTTCAAAGGTGTGTCCACTTTTACTCCTTTTTTCCTCATCTTTGAATAGACGAGCTAGATTTTTTTTGAGTGGTTTTGTAATTAATGGTATTACTGCTGTAAATGATGTGATATTTCAATTGGTCTATAGAGAGTCTTTGTCCCACATTGGTAGGATTGAAAGCTTTCCTCATCTTTATATATGCATTGAGTCTACTTGGGCTTATGAGAGCTGTTAGAGAGTTGGGCCTTACGCGCACTAATTCAAGGCAAAATcaacaattccccccccccccccccccccgggcaCACGAGTGAGATTGCACGTTGCAACCTTttgttcaattttcttttttttggccTTACTCGAAACTGCTCTGAATTGTCCTTCAACAGTTGAGAGAGACTAGGTCTTTTACTTCTCATCCTTTATCCATCTGCTGACTACCTTTTACCTTATCTTCTTATCCTTTGGTCGATTATCTCACCCAACTTTCACATTTCTTCACCTATAAAAGCAGCCCCTTGTTGGACTTGTGAGACTAAGAAATCGATTGCTACCTTCCTTTCTGTTCATTCTCCTTGTTGCTTCTCTCCTATTATTCCCAAATCCCATGAGTGCCCACGTATTTGGAAGGGCTTGTTGTATCTTGGGGGATAGCCACTTGGGCTCTTGCACCGTTTGTGGGGTGAAAATTATCCTTAAGGACAGTGACGTTTGTTGTCACGTCTCGAGCTTCATACACCAACTATCCACCTTAGtccatttattttctaatattctTAAGGATAAAGATGGATGCCTCTTTCCACATCATTGTCGTCAACCATGCAATCACAGATCTTGCCCATGCCGCTAGCGCTATTGCAGCCAACCATGCTGCTATCGCTGTTGTTGTCGCTGCTATTGTAGCCCACCATCCTGTTGCTAGTGTTGTTGCAACCAACAATGCCGTTGTCGCCAACCATGTCATCCCTCGTGTTGTCAACCATGTTGGCGGATCATCTGCTGCGCCTTCTGTGCTTGCTTCCATCTCGCCAATGCAATATGTGAAGCCATTTCCCGATGTGTCCAAGATCGAACTATTCGATGGAAACAACTTCAAAAGATGGCAAAAGAGGGTACATTCAATCCTTGATGTTCAGAGTGTGGCATATGCACTTAGTGAATCCAAGCCTAATGAAGCTAGTGTCGATGCCAAGCTATTGGACCATTGGACGTATGTAAATAAGGTATGTAGGCACACGATAATCAGTACATTATCTAATGAATTATTTGATGTCTCCTATCCCTTTAAGGAAGCAAAGAAAAATTGGGATTCCATGAATGCTAAGTGCACAGCTGGGGATGTTGGCAAAGAAAAGTTCGTGATTGGAAAATTCTACCGATGGGAAATGGTGGATGACAAGGAAATCAAGGCTCAAATCAACAAGTGCCACAAACTCTTAGAGGACTTGAAAGATGAAAACATCATGTTGCAAGAAGAATTTTTAGCTAGTCTACTCATTGAAAAATTGCCTGAATCATGGAATGACTACAAGAACCAACTTAAGCACAAGCACAAACAACTATCAGTTGAAGACCTAGTTGTACACATCATCATTGAAGAAACAAACCGCAAAGAGCTACAATTTGCAAGGGCAAAGGAGATGGCGTACAAGGCTAACTTGGTACAAGGTAAACCTCAAAATCCCAACAAAAGGCatgaacacaaaaataaaactgaTTATAGGCCTAAAGCAACTAACCTtagtttcaagaaaaagaaaggttaTTGCTTTGTTTGTGGAAAACCAGGGCACCATACACCTCAGTGtagaaagagagtgagaaatGATAAATCTGCTTAACCAAAAGCAAATTTGATTGAAgcaaatgatattattgttgtGGTTATTTCTCAAGCGAACATTGTGGCCAATGTGAAAGATTGGGTGGTACACTCTGGGGTTAGTAGGCACATATGTGCAAATAAAAGTGTGTTTTCCTCTTACATTCTAGTatgagaaggagaagaaacaaTCTATCTTGGTGATTCAAACTCACATATGTATCTttgagaaggagaagaaacaaTCTATCTCAAAAAAGGGAAGATTCTTCTCAAACTCACATCTGGCAAAACTCTGGCTTTGATTGATATCCTTCATGTTCCAAACATTAGGGCTAACCTGGTTTCTGTATCTTTGTTAAGCAAGGTTGGGGTTAAAGTGTCATTTGAATCTGACAAGATTGTAAtgactaaaaataatatgtttgTGGGCAAATACTATTGTAATCAAGGTCTTTTTGTGCTTaatgtttttgaaataattaatgaGAATGCTACTTCTTCTGTTTACATGCTTGATTCTATTGATATGTGGCATGCTAGATTAGGACATGTTAGTATTTCATATATtaagaaaatgcaatctcttgGACTCATAactgaaataaataattattgtttaaataaatgtgaGATATGTGCAGAAACTAAATCAACTAAGAAAACTTGTGCTTCTACTCAAAGAGAATATGAACTTTTAAGCCTAATTCACATTGATTTAGGGGATTTAAAACAAACAATGACTAGAGGAggcaaaaaatattatatcacatttatagatgattgttCTAGATATACAAAAGTAtatttaataagaaataaagatgAGGCCTTCAGTATGTTTCTCCTTTACAAAGCAGAAGTAGagaatcaattaaataaaatgataaaaagagtTAGGTCAGATAGAAGAGGtgaatatgttttatttaatgaCTTTTGTGAAAAAGAAGGAATAATTCATGAGATCACTCTTTATTCTCCTGAATCAAATGGCATagcagaaaggaaaaataggactataaaagaaatgatgaatTCCATGCTTGTTAGTTCTAATGCACTTGATAATCTTTGGGGGGAAGCAATTTTGCTAGCTTGTCATCTACAAAATAGGATTCCTTATAAGAAAACGGGTAAAACACCTTATGAGTTATGGAAAGGTTATACTACTaacttgaaatatttgaaagtgtGGGGGTGTCTTGCAAAAATTATGCTTctctaagaaaagaaaaatagggttAAAAACATCTGATTGCATGTTTATTGGTGATGCTGAACACAGTGCTGCATATAGGTTTCTTGTATTGAGAAGTGATATACTTGATTGTAATACTATAGTTGAAACAAAGaatgttgaattttttgaaaatatttttcctttaaaatctgaAAGAATTACTCATGCACCATCTCTTAAAAATGTTTCTGAAAACATAAATGAAGAGTTTAGGAGGAGTAAAagattaagaaaagaaaattcctTTGGAGATGATTTTTACACTTATCGTATTGATAATGATCCTTTAACTTATTGTGATGCTATATATTCTCATGATAAATTGTTTTGGGAGAAAGCAATAAAAGATGAGATTGATTCCATTGTACAAAATAAAACTTGGGAATTATTTGATTTACCTATTGGAGCAAAACTCATTGGCTGTAAATggatttttaaaaggaaatttaATCTTAATGGTTCTATTGACAAGTATAAGACTAGATTAATAGCCAAAGGCTTtactcaaaaacaaaatattgattattttgataCATTTGCTTTAGTGACTAGAATTTCATCTATTCGTGTTCTAATTGCCTTAACTTCAATTTACAAACTTTATATTCTCCAAATGAATgttaaaattgcatttttgaATGGTAATTTAGAGGAAGAGATTTACATTGTGCAACCTGAAGGTTGTGTTATCCTTGGTCAAGAAAATAAAGTTTGTAAACTACTTAAATCcttatatggattaaagcagACACCTAAACAATGGCATGAAAATTTTGATCAAGTTTTGGCTAGTGATGGTTTTTCTTCTATTGAAGTAGATAAACGCGTGTACACAAAATTCATTGATAATGAATGTGTGATTATAAGtttttatgtggatgatatgcttatTATTGGTACTTGTCATGAGATAGTGCATAATACTAAAAGTTTTTTAGCTTCCAAATTTAATATGAAAGACATGGGTGAAGCTAGTGTCATTATGGGTGTTAAGATAAAAAGGAGTAATGATTGTATTATGTTGTCACGAGAACATTATATTGAGAAACTTCTTAAGAAGTTGGAAATTTTGATGTGATGCCAGTGAGTACTCTTTATGATGCTAACACTcatctaaagaaaaatcaaggtGATCTAGTTGCCTAGTCTGAGTATGCACAGATTATTGGGAGTCTGAttcatttaatgaatttttctcgACCTGATATAGCTTATGCTATGTGTAGACTAAGTAGGTATATACAAAATCCCAATCGAGATCACTGGACTGCATTAGTTTGAATTATGAGATATTTGAAggcatagttgttaaaggcgcgcctaggcacAAGGTGCTAGTTCGGCGCCTCGCCTAGGTCGAGGCGAGGCGATTTCAgcgaggccctcgccttgcaTGGTGAGGCACCGGGGCGAGAGGCGCACCTCATGAAACCTaggtaatttaattaaaacatggAGCACAATTCGCTCCTCACTCCATCTTCCTCTCATttccagcatgtatacattacaacatatttacatttctttagtttaagtaaatattcacattttctttaatttatattttaccttccatttactttaatacataaatgtaaataagaaagtaccccccatttggattaaataaaaatatttaaaaaattaaaatccataacaaaaagaaaatagaattttggttttagtacaaactcgggatttagcgattttgccactctcaaaatacatacctactttttcttgaaaaattcattaaaaatcattttaacaataatgaatattagctatcaaaataccaagagatagttttttaaaataaaaacattttcttatatgtcttcttataatgcgctaatcttagaaaaatagcattttttaaaatgaaaacattttcttgattgtggacttgtagtgttaatgtgtgtttagaactttgcatgatgattggtactagtttgagtttgagtttgaactttgatgatgtttctagtttagaatttacatgatgaatgaatcaactttgatgttgttagtttagaatttgaagatgatgaatcataaatgatatgcatgtgttattattgataatttgatagttgtttatgattttacaagattttgagttttttttccttctaaaatgTGCGCCTCGCTTCCCAAAGGCGCGCCTCGTGCCTTAGgttccaggaccctttgcgcctcacTACGCCTCGTGCTTTTTAGAACTATGTTTGAAGGGTACCATAAATTATGGTATTTTGTTTAGTGGATTTCTTGTTGTATTAGAAGGATACAGTGATGCTAACTAGATCTCGATTTAGATGAGACAAAATCCACTAGTGGTTATGCGTTCACCTTTGGTGGGGATGCAATGTCTTGGAAATCAACCAAACAAACTATTATTGCTCGATCCACCATGGAATCAGAGTTTATAGCTCTAGAGTTGGTTGGTAATGAGGCCGAGTAGTTGAAAAACTTCTTAGTGAATATTCCATTAGTAATAAAACCGGCACCTTCAATGTCAATGCGTTGTGATTGCCAAGCGGCAATAGCCATTGCAAAGAACAAAACTTTCAATGATAAAAATCGACATATTCGATTGAGACATAATGTGATAAAACAATTGCTTAAAGA
This genomic stretch from Diospyros lotus cultivar Yz01 chromosome 1, ASM1463336v1, whole genome shotgun sequence harbors:
- the LOC127810301 gene encoding probable carbohydrate esterase At4g34215, producing the protein MGMASSTQMEKPQSNKHIFILSGQSNMAGRGGVTPHKHWDGVVPPECLPDPAAVLRLNAQLHWEPAHEPLHADIDTKKTCGVGPGMAFANAIKGRVGTMGLVPCAVGGTAIKEWERGTHLYENMVRRAEAAARGGGEIRALLWYQGESDTSSETDAEAYKAKMEKLIHDVRSDLQSPSLPIIQVAIASGDEKYIETVREAQKSIDIANVACVDAKGLALKEDNLHLTTEAQVQLGRMLADAYLTTFCS
- the LOC127810136 gene encoding protein TIC 21, chloroplastic isoform X2; the protein is MQALLLPAGRCGGAPPSPAAVKPLLPCPLAYAPRLPSLSSFSISSLNTRQSLSSSPTSLPSSSSSYLMLRMKTTILASAPISAAYTSPNDESEKAKLAQVSKRLESTARYFKRLGSLGFWGQLVCTVVAAVILSFSIVITGKITSPVTFYSTAGGIAAAFISVFWSFGYIRLSDKLRKSANDPSKAPPRADVVKSLKNGILVNLLGMGAAVLGMQATVGLLVAKALTSSANPYYQGISPGYSPVLALDVFLVQASANTILSHFLGLACSLELLRSVTLPASEPVPGSKYCIAWFYRI
- the LOC127810136 gene encoding uncharacterized protein LOC127810136 isoform X3, whose translation is MDASFHIIVVNHAITDLAHAASAIAANHAAIAVVVAAIVAHHPVASVVATNNAVVANHVIPRVVNHVGGSSAAPSVLASISPMQYVKPFPDVSKIELFDGNNFKRWQKRVHSILDVQSVAYALSESKPNEASVDAKLLDHWTYVNKEAKKNWDSMNAKCTAGDVGKEKFVIGKFYRWEMVDDKEIKAQINKCHKLLEDLKDENIMLQEEFLASLLIEKLPESWNDYKNQLKHKHKQLSVEDLVVHIIIEETNRKELQFARAKEMAYKANLVQGSSSS
- the LOC127810136 gene encoding uncharacterized protein LOC127810136 isoform X1: MDASFHIIVVNHAITDLAHAASAIAANHAAIAVVVAAIVAHHPVASVVATNNAVVANHVIPRVVNHVGGSSAAPSVLASISPMQYVKPFPDVSKIELFDGNNFKRWQKRVHSILDVQSVAYALSESKPNEASVDAKLLDHWTYVNKVCRHTIISTLSNELFDVSYPFKEAKKNWDSMNAKCTAGDVGKEKFVIGKFYRWEMVDDKEIKAQINKCHKLLEDLKDENIMLQEEFLASLLIEKLPESWNDYKNQLKHKHKQLSVEDLVVHIIIEETNRKELQFARAKEMAYKANLVQGSSSS